A region of Paenibacillus thiaminolyticus DNA encodes the following proteins:
- the trpB gene encoding tryptophan synthase subunit beta — protein sequence MEQTQTKGTAAALPDAHGRFGDFGGRYVPETLMNALLELEEAYHNYTKEPEFQAELIKLLREYSGRPTSLYYAERLSETLGGAKIYLKREDLNHTGAHKINNTIGQALLAKRMGKKKVIAETGAGQHGVATATVAALLGMECKVFMGEEDMKRQRLNVFRMQLLGAEVVPVLSGTRTLKDACNETLRYWVSHVDDTFYILGSVTGPHPYPMMVRDFQRIIGDETRKQMLEKEGRLPDLVIAAVGGGSNSMGMFYPFLQDESVALLGVEAAGKGIGTPFHAATMTKGSRGVFQGSLSYVLQDEFGQVQPAHSISAGLDYPGVGPEHAYLKDSKRAKYVPITDEEALDALQLLSRTEGIIPALESAHAVAQAIKEAPSMSPDSILVICLSGRGDKDVNQIMETLGGEVE from the coding sequence ATGGAACAGACACAGACGAAGGGAACGGCGGCGGCATTGCCTGACGCTCACGGCCGCTTCGGCGACTTCGGCGGAAGATACGTGCCGGAGACGTTGATGAACGCGCTTCTCGAGCTGGAAGAAGCTTATCATAACTATACGAAAGAGCCGGAGTTCCAGGCCGAGCTCATCAAGCTTCTGCGGGAGTATTCCGGAAGACCGACCTCGCTTTATTATGCGGAGCGGTTGAGCGAGACGCTGGGCGGGGCCAAAATTTATTTGAAACGGGAAGACCTTAATCATACCGGCGCCCACAAAATCAACAACACGATCGGCCAGGCGCTCTTGGCCAAGCGGATGGGCAAAAAGAAGGTCATCGCCGAGACGGGAGCGGGGCAGCATGGCGTGGCGACAGCGACCGTAGCGGCTCTGCTCGGCATGGAATGCAAGGTATTCATGGGGGAAGAGGATATGAAGCGTCAGCGGCTGAACGTATTCCGCATGCAGCTGCTTGGGGCGGAGGTCGTTCCCGTCCTGTCGGGAACCCGCACGCTGAAGGATGCCTGTAATGAGACGCTGCGCTACTGGGTTAGCCATGTCGATGATACCTTCTATATTCTCGGGTCGGTGACCGGCCCGCATCCTTATCCGATGATGGTGCGTGACTTCCAGCGCATTATCGGGGACGAGACCCGGAAGCAGATGCTGGAGAAGGAAGGGCGGCTGCCCGATCTCGTCATCGCCGCCGTCGGCGGGGGCAGTAATTCGATGGGCATGTTCTACCCGTTCCTTCAGGATGAGTCCGTGGCGCTGCTTGGCGTCGAAGCCGCCGGCAAAGGGATCGGCACGCCGTTCCACGCCGCTACGATGACGAAGGGATCCCGCGGGGTGTTCCAGGGCTCGCTCAGCTACGTGCTGCAGGATGAATTCGGTCAGGTGCAGCCGGCACACTCGATTTCGGCCGGATTGGATTACCCGGGCGTCGGACCTGAGCACGCCTACCTGAAGGACAGCAAGCGGGCGAAGTACGTGCCGATCACGGATGAAGAGGCGCTGGACGCACTTCAATTGCTGAGCCGGACCGAAGGAATTATTCCGGCGCTGGAATCGGCCCATGCCGTGGCGCAGGCGATCAAGGAAGCGCCGTCGATGTCCCCGGATTCGATATTGGTCATCTGTCTGTCCGGGCGCGGTGACAAGGACGTCAATCAGATTATGGAGACGCTGGGGGGAGAGGTAGAATGA
- the trpC gene encoding indole-3-glycerol phosphate synthase TrpC has protein sequence MFLDRIVETKRREAAELAAELNRREAERAIAELPPCRSLIHALTAGKRRSVGLIAEVKKASPSKGLIRQDFDPAAIARGYEAAGADALSVLTDRDYFQGGNDILREVRGRTGLPVLRKEFIIDELQLLEARLIGADAVLLIAAILNDSELARLNRCALELGMETLIEVHDEQELQRVLALDNAPLIGINNRNLHTFVTDLEQTERLRALVPADRTLVSESGIHKPEHMNRLADMGIDAALVGEHLMRQPDVEAAVEQLMSGLPRIAV, from the coding sequence ATGTTTCTTGATCGAATTGTGGAGACGAAGCGCCGGGAGGCAGCTGAGCTGGCAGCGGAGCTGAACCGCCGGGAGGCGGAGCGGGCCATCGCGGAGCTGCCGCCGTGCCGCTCGCTCATACACGCGCTGACGGCAGGGAAACGGCGCTCCGTCGGCTTGATTGCGGAAGTGAAGAAGGCATCGCCTTCCAAAGGGCTGATTCGCCAAGATTTCGATCCGGCGGCCATCGCCCGCGGCTATGAAGCCGCCGGAGCCGATGCGTTGTCGGTGCTGACGGATCGCGATTATTTTCAAGGCGGCAATGATATTTTGCGCGAGGTGCGCGGCCGGACGGGGCTGCCGGTGCTGCGGAAGGAATTCATCATCGATGAGCTGCAGCTGCTGGAAGCCCGCCTCATCGGCGCCGATGCCGTGCTGCTCATCGCCGCGATCTTGAACGATAGCGAGCTGGCGCGGCTGAACCGCTGCGCGCTCGAGTTAGGCATGGAGACGCTGATCGAGGTTCATGATGAGCAGGAGCTGCAGCGGGTGCTGGCGCTCGATAATGCACCGCTCATCGGGATTAACAATCGGAATTTGCATACATTTGTAACGGATCTGGAGCAGACGGAACGGCTGCGCGCGCTCGTACCGGCCGATCGGACGCTGGTCAGCGAGAGCGGAATCCACAAGCCGGAGCATATGAACCGTCTGGCGGACATGGGAATCGACGCCGCGCTCGTCGGCGAGCATCTGATGCGGCAGCCAGACGTGGAAGCGGCCGTAGAGCAATTGATGAGCGGTCTGCCGCGGATCGCGGTATGA
- the trpA gene encoding tryptophan synthase subunit alpha encodes MSDVAAQATNRLDDMFARYRAEGKAALMPFITLGDPDCGTTLKLLLRLEEAGADVIELGVPYSDPLADGPVIQRAAERALHGGVTLEDSFRVARQAREQGARIPYVLFTYYNPVMQYGIERFFRTAAEAGFSGAIIPDLPYEESGPVREAADACGIHLVPLVAPTSEERISRITAQGRGFIYCVSSLGVTGVRDSFDDEVERFIRQVKATTELPVCVGFGISTPAHVKQFSAYCDGVIVGSAIVRKIEEAQPLLSDEATFEDGILQICDFVRQLRN; translated from the coding sequence ATGAGCGACGTGGCTGCACAGGCAACGAACCGGCTGGATGATATGTTCGCGCGCTACCGTGCGGAAGGGAAGGCGGCGTTGATGCCGTTTATTACATTGGGAGATCCGGATTGCGGAACGACTTTGAAGCTGCTGCTCCGCTTGGAGGAAGCGGGCGCGGACGTCATTGAGCTGGGCGTGCCGTATTCCGACCCGCTGGCGGACGGGCCGGTCATTCAACGGGCGGCGGAGCGGGCGCTTCACGGCGGCGTGACGCTGGAGGACAGCTTCCGGGTAGCGAGACAGGCGCGGGAGCAAGGAGCGCGCATCCCTTATGTCCTGTTCACGTATTACAATCCGGTCATGCAGTACGGAATCGAACGCTTTTTCCGGACGGCGGCGGAGGCCGGCTTCAGCGGGGCGATCATCCCCGACCTGCCGTACGAAGAGAGCGGGCCGGTGCGGGAAGCGGCGGATGCTTGCGGCATTCACCTCGTTCCGCTCGTCGCGCCAACCTCGGAAGAGCGGATCAGCCGCATCACGGCGCAAGGCCGCGGCTTCATTTACTGCGTATCCTCGCTGGGCGTGACCGGAGTCAGAGACAGCTTCGATGACGAGGTCGAGCGGTTCATCCGGCAGGTAAAGGCAACGACCGAGCTCCCTGTCTGCGTAGGGTTCGGCATCTCGACGCCCGCTCACGTGAAGCAATTTTCAGCGTACTGCGACGGCGTTATTGTCGGCAGCGCCATCGTGCGGAAAATAGAAGAAGCTCAACCCTTGTTGTCCGATGAGGCCACTTTTGAAGATGGGATCTTGCAAATTTGCGATTTTGTGCGACAATTAAGAAATTAA